In a single window of the Streptomyces sp. NBC_00353 genome:
- a CDS encoding AI-2E family transporter, whose protein sequence is MSKLPGWLGRVGAELTELGERLEERRAAAEAEADRDADAEPPIPTAADHPAATADHVPPPPAYAPSVGARPDPVAAIPWGMRVAAEAGWRLLVLAGTLWVLMRVISAVQLVVLAFVAALLVTAMLQPTVARLRRYGLPRGLATAVTAILGFVIMGLVGWFVVWQVMDNLDTLSDKVRDGIEELKRWLLDSPFHVTEQQINDVAKNLSDTIGTNTEEITSAGLQGVTVMVEVLTGILLAMFSTLFLLYDGKRIWQWVLKLVPAQARPGVAGAGPRAWRTLTAYVRGTVLVAMIDAIFIGLGIWFLDVPMAVPLAVFIFLFAFIPLVGAVVSGALAVVVALVTEGVFTALMVLLVVLAVQQIEGHVLQPFILGRAVRVHPLAVVLSVAAGGMIAGIGGAVVAVPLVAVTNTVVGYLRTYGQEAALRHAPQPRGATAMGAAPTPPPPPAPGPPPAGGDEGEEKPPVQ, encoded by the coding sequence ATGTCGAAACTGCCAGGGTGGCTCGGCCGGGTGGGCGCCGAACTGACCGAGCTGGGCGAGCGCCTGGAGGAACGCCGGGCCGCGGCGGAGGCCGAGGCGGACCGGGACGCGGACGCCGAGCCGCCGATCCCGACCGCCGCCGACCACCCTGCCGCCACGGCCGACCATGTGCCGCCACCGCCCGCATACGCCCCGTCCGTCGGCGCCCGGCCCGATCCGGTCGCGGCGATCCCCTGGGGGATGCGCGTCGCGGCCGAGGCCGGCTGGCGGCTGCTCGTCCTGGCGGGCACGCTCTGGGTGCTGATGCGGGTCATCAGTGCCGTACAGCTGGTGGTGCTGGCGTTCGTCGCCGCGCTGCTCGTCACCGCGATGCTGCAGCCGACCGTTGCCCGGCTGAGGCGGTACGGGCTGCCGCGCGGCCTGGCCACCGCCGTCACGGCGATCCTGGGCTTCGTCATCATGGGCCTGGTCGGCTGGTTCGTTGTCTGGCAGGTCATGGACAACCTCGACACCCTCTCCGACAAGGTGCGGGACGGTATCGAAGAGTTGAAGCGCTGGCTGCTCGACAGCCCCTTCCACGTCACCGAGCAGCAGATCAACGATGTCGCGAAGAACCTCAGCGACACCATCGGCACCAACACCGAAGAGATCACCTCCGCCGGGCTCCAGGGCGTCACCGTGATGGTGGAGGTCCTCACCGGGATACTGCTGGCGATGTTCTCGACGCTCTTCCTGCTGTACGACGGGAAGCGCATCTGGCAGTGGGTGCTCAAGCTCGTACCCGCCCAGGCCCGGCCGGGCGTCGCGGGCGCCGGGCCGCGCGCCTGGCGGACGCTGACCGCCTATGTGCGGGGCACGGTGCTGGTCGCCATGATCGACGCGATCTTCATCGGGCTCGGGATCTGGTTCCTCGATGTGCCGATGGCGGTGCCGCTCGCCGTCTTCATCTTCCTCTTCGCCTTCATCCCGCTGGTCGGCGCGGTGGTCTCCGGAGCGCTTGCGGTGGTCGTCGCGCTGGTCACCGAGGGCGTGTTCACCGCGCTGATGGTGCTGCTCGTGGTGCTGGCCGTGCAGCAGATCGAGGGGCATGTGCTGCAGCCGTTCATCCTCGGCCGCGCGGTACGCGTCCACCCGCTCGCCGTCGTCCTCTCGGTCGCCGCGGGCGGCATGATCGCGGGCATCGGCGGTGCGGTCGTCGCGGTGCCGCTGGTCGCGGTCACCAATACGGTGGTCGGCTATCTGCGGACGTACGGGCAGGAGGCTGCCCTTCGCCATGCACCGCAGCCCCGTGGGGCCACGGCAATGGGTGCGGCCCCGACTCCGCCCCCGCCCCCGGCGCCGGGGCCGCCGCCCGCGGGCGGGGACGAAGGGGAAGAGAAGCCGCCGGTGCAGTGA
- a CDS encoding transglycosylase SLT domain-containing protein produces MSRISVRGFAVASATAVTTVGAVVGVASGSTPAVDDNNFEATAADTTLLADIPAGQQAQVQTASLTQQADAQASAADAAAKKSAEEAARIQAAKDAKSKKQAAEDKLEQERQAKEDAERASRSAVRSASAFATQSSYTVAEVQAMARQMIPSDQFQCFSNIVNHESSWNYRATNASSGAYGLVQALPGSKMASAGADWQTNPATQIKWGLNYMDSRYGSPCGAWSFWQANNWY; encoded by the coding sequence GTGAGCCGGATCTCGGTCCGGGGGTTCGCCGTGGCATCTGCCACTGCGGTCACCACCGTCGGCGCCGTCGTAGGCGTTGCTTCGGGCAGCACTCCCGCTGTCGACGACAACAACTTCGAGGCGACCGCAGCCGACACGACGCTTCTCGCCGACATCCCTGCGGGCCAGCAGGCCCAGGTGCAGACCGCCTCGCTGACGCAGCAGGCCGACGCCCAGGCGTCCGCGGCCGACGCGGCGGCGAAGAAGTCTGCCGAGGAAGCGGCCCGCATCCAGGCCGCCAAGGACGCCAAGTCGAAGAAGCAGGCGGCCGAGGACAAGCTGGAGCAGGAGCGGCAGGCCAAGGAGGACGCCGAGCGCGCCAGCCGTTCCGCGGTCCGCAGCGCCTCCGCGTTCGCCACGCAGAGCTCGTACACCGTGGCCGAAGTCCAGGCGATGGCTCGTCAGATGATCCCCAGTGATCAGTTCCAGTGCTTCAGCAACATCGTGAACCACGAGTCGAGCTGGAACTACCGGGCGACCAACGCCTCTTCCGGTGCCTACGGTCTGGTCCAGGCTCTGCCCGGCTCCAAGATGGCATCCGCGGGCGCCGACTGGCAGACCAACCCGGCCACCCAGATCAAGTGGGGCCTCAACTACATGGACAGCCGCTACGGCAGCCCGTGCGGTGCCTGGTCCTTCTGGCAGGCGAACAACTGGTACTAG
- a CDS encoding PhoH family protein: protein MVTSTKRRMPDRRTYVLDTSVLLADPNAMARFDEHEVVLPIVVVTELEAKRHHPELGYFARQALRLLDDFRVRYGRLDAPIPLGDLGGTLRVELNHSDPGVLPAGYRLGDNDSRILAVARNLQAEGYDVTVVSKDLPLRIKASSVGLLAEEYRAELAITDSGWTGMAELPLSAEQVDLLFGEETLYVPEVAELPVHTGLVLQSERGKALGRVTAEGNVRLVRGDREAFGIHGRSAEQRIALDLLLDQDVGIVSLGGRAGTGKSALALCAGLEAVLERRQHQKVMVFRPLYAVGGQELGYLPGTEAEKMSPWAQAVFDTLSAVAGREVIEEVLGRGMLEVLPLTHIRGRSLHDAFVIVDEAQSLERNVLLTVLSRIGSNSRVVLTHDVAQRDNLRVGRYDGVVAVVEKLKGHPLFAHVTLTRSERSQIAALVTEMLEEGQI, encoded by the coding sequence GTGGTGACCAGCACAAAGCGCCGCATGCCCGACAGGCGCACCTACGTTCTCGACACCAGCGTCCTGCTGGCCGATCCGAACGCCATGGCCCGCTTCGACGAGCACGAAGTCGTGCTCCCGATCGTCGTGGTCACGGAACTGGAGGCCAAACGCCACCATCCGGAGCTCGGCTACTTCGCCCGGCAGGCCCTGCGCCTGCTGGACGACTTCCGGGTCCGGTACGGCCGGCTGGATGCCCCGATCCCGCTCGGGGATCTCGGCGGAACGCTGCGCGTCGAACTCAACCATTCCGATCCCGGCGTACTGCCCGCCGGCTACCGGTTGGGGGACAACGACTCACGGATTCTCGCGGTCGCGCGCAATCTCCAGGCCGAGGGCTACGACGTCACGGTCGTCTCCAAGGACCTGCCGCTGCGCATCAAGGCATCGTCGGTCGGCCTTCTCGCGGAGGAGTACCGCGCGGAACTCGCCATCACCGACTCCGGCTGGACGGGGATGGCCGAACTTCCCCTCTCGGCCGAACAGGTGGATCTGCTCTTCGGAGAGGAGACGCTGTACGTCCCCGAGGTCGCCGAACTGCCCGTGCACACCGGACTGGTCCTCCAGTCCGAGCGCGGCAAGGCGCTCGGCCGGGTCACGGCCGAGGGCAATGTGCGCCTCGTCCGCGGCGACCGGGAGGCCTTCGGGATCCACGGCCGCAGCGCCGAGCAGCGCATCGCCCTGGATCTGCTGCTCGACCAGGACGTCGGCATCGTGTCGCTGGGCGGCCGGGCCGGTACCGGAAAGTCGGCGCTGGCGCTCTGCGCCGGTCTCGAAGCCGTGCTGGAGCGCAGGCAGCACCAGAAGGTGATGGTCTTCCGGCCGCTGTACGCGGTCGGCGGGCAGGAGCTCGGCTATCTCCCCGGCACGGAGGCCGAGAAGATGAGCCCCTGGGCGCAGGCCGTCTTCGACACGCTGTCGGCGGTCGCCGGGCGCGAGGTGATCGAGGAGGTACTGGGGCGCGGGATGCTGGAGGTCCTGCCGCTCACCCACATCCGGGGCCGGTCGCTCCACGACGCCTTCGTGATCGTCGACGAGGCGCAGTCGCTCGAACGCAACGTCCTGCTGACCGTGTTGTCCAGAATCGGGTCGAATTCCCGAGTTGTGCTCACGCATGACGTGGCCCAGCGGGACAACCTCCGGGTCGGCCGGTACGACGGAGTCGTCGCCGTGGTCGAGAAGCTGAAGGGTCATCCGCTCTTCGCGCATGTCACGCTCACCCGCTCCGAGCGTTCGCAGATCGCCGCACTGGTGACCGAAATGCTGGAGGAAGGCCAGATCTGA
- a CDS encoding isoprenyl transferase — MNLRDLVYRLYARRVEARLDHTQVPKHIGVILDGNRRWAKASGGTAAQGHQAGADKIQELLGWCSETDVEVVTLWLLSTDNFDRPASELTPLLGIIENTVRDLAADGRWRVHHVGTLDLLPAHTQTVLKEAEQATVGVDGILVNVAVGYGGRQEIADAVRSLLLDHSSKGTSFEDLAEIVSTDLISEHLYTRGQPDPDLVIRTSGEQRLSGFMLWQSAHSEYYFCEVFWPAFRKVDFLRALRDYAARGRRFGG; from the coding sequence GTGAACTTGCGCGACCTGGTGTACAGGCTCTACGCGCGCCGGGTGGAGGCCCGCCTCGATCACACCCAGGTGCCCAAGCACATCGGTGTCATCCTCGACGGCAACCGGCGCTGGGCGAAGGCGTCCGGCGGCACGGCCGCGCAGGGGCACCAGGCCGGTGCGGACAAGATCCAGGAGCTGCTCGGCTGGTGCAGTGAGACCGATGTCGAGGTCGTCACCCTGTGGCTGCTCTCCACGGACAACTTCGACCGGCCCGCGTCCGAGCTGACCCCGCTCCTCGGCATCATCGAGAACACCGTGCGCGACCTGGCGGCGGACGGCCGGTGGCGCGTCCACCACGTCGGCACGCTGGACCTGCTGCCCGCGCACACCCAGACCGTCCTCAAGGAGGCCGAGCAGGCCACGGTCGGCGTCGACGGAATACTGGTCAACGTCGCCGTCGGCTACGGCGGGCGGCAGGAGATCGCGGACGCGGTGCGGTCTCTGCTGCTCGACCACTCGTCCAAGGGGACGTCCTTCGAGGACCTCGCGGAGATCGTCTCCACGGACCTGATCTCCGAGCACCTGTACACGCGGGGGCAGCCGGATCCGGACCTGGTGATCCGTACGAGCGGTGAGCAGCGGCTGTCCGGCTTCATGCTCTGGCAGAGCGCGCACTCCGAGTACTACTTCTGCGAAGTCTTCTGGCCGGCGTTCCGCAAGGTCGACTTCCTTCGCGCGCTGCGCGACTACGCGGCCCGAGGCCGCCGCTTCGGCGGCTGA
- the mgrA gene encoding L-glyceraldehyde 3-phosphate reductase, whose product MTDSSSSYRAAGSRYDSMEYRRTGRSGLKLPAVSLGLWHNFGDDRTLDSQRAILRRAFDLGVTHFDLANNYGPPPGSAELNFGKLFHQDFAPYRDELIISTKAGYDMHPGPYGEWGSRKYLLSSLDASLKRMGLDYVDIFYSHRFDPDTPLEETMGALASAVQQGKALYVGVSSYNSEQTAEAARLLKEMGVPALIHQPSYSMINRWTEDDGLLDTLEAAGMGCISFVPLAQGLLTNKYLHGIPEGSRATQGKSLSPELLSDEVVRRLNGLNDIAQRRGQSLAQLALNWVLRDSRMTSALIGASSVQQLEENVAALAGPALSAEELKEIDTFAVDTEGTNIWAGRG is encoded by the coding sequence GTGACTGATTCTTCTTCCTCCTACCGGGCTGCCGGTTCGCGCTACGACTCCATGGAGTACCGCCGGACCGGCCGCAGCGGACTCAAGCTCCCTGCCGTCTCGCTCGGCCTGTGGCACAACTTCGGCGACGACCGCACACTGGACTCCCAGCGGGCGATCCTGCGCCGCGCCTTCGACCTCGGCGTGACCCACTTCGACCTGGCCAACAACTACGGCCCGCCGCCCGGCTCCGCCGAGCTCAATTTCGGAAAGCTCTTCCACCAGGACTTCGCCCCGTACCGGGACGAACTCATCATTTCGACCAAGGCCGGGTATGACATGCACCCCGGCCCGTACGGCGAGTGGGGCTCCCGCAAGTATCTGCTGTCGTCGCTGGACGCCTCGCTGAAGCGGATGGGGCTGGATTACGTCGACATCTTCTACTCGCACCGCTTCGACCCGGACACCCCGCTCGAGGAGACGATGGGTGCGCTGGCCTCCGCGGTGCAGCAGGGCAAGGCGCTGTACGTGGGTGTGTCCTCGTACAACTCGGAGCAGACCGCCGAGGCCGCCCGGCTGCTCAAGGAGATGGGTGTGCCCGCCCTGATCCACCAGCCGTCCTACTCGATGATCAACCGCTGGACGGAGGACGACGGGCTGCTGGACACGCTGGAGGCGGCCGGCATGGGCTGTATCTCCTTCGTGCCGCTCGCCCAGGGCCTGCTCACCAACAAGTACCTCCATGGCATCCCGGAGGGTTCGCGCGCGACCCAGGGCAAGTCCCTCAGCCCGGAGCTGCTCTCGGACGAGGTGGTCCGCCGGCTGAACGGGCTGAACGACATCGCTCAGCGGCGCGGCCAGTCCCTCGCCCAGCTGGCACTCAACTGGGTGCTGCGGGACAGCCGTATGACGTCCGCCCTGATCGGCGCCTCGAGTGTGCAGCAGCTCGAGGAGAACGTCGCGGCGCTCGCCGGACCGGCGCTGTCCGCCGAGGAGTTGAAGGAGATCGACACCTTCGCCGTGGACACCGAGGGCACCAACATCTGGGCCGGACGGGGCTGA
- a CDS encoding winged helix DNA-binding domain-containing protein has protein sequence MTTRTATVTWAQANARRIERQGLAAPMTSSPDRAVAAMLAAHAQVSSAAELSVGLRLAGATRTDVRKALWNDRTLVRTYGPHGTVHLLTAAELPLWTGALSAIPAGTGPFRKDVRLSADQTEEVLAAVGDALTGAELTIDELSDAVVARTGPWAGDRVMPAFQDMWPRWRQVMHLAGHRGVLCFAPDRGRKVTYTNPGATPLDGPEALAGLVHRYLYAYGPATPQHFAKWLAAPNSWAVSVFAEQAGAGAIEEVAYDGDGPAWLVTGDTDFPAGPARGVRLLPYFDAFAIASQPRERLFPGAAYTRALAGGQAGNHPVLLIDGTVAGVWHQRRSGRRIAVTVEPLSPLTAGQLRELEEQVERVGVVLEGKPELTVGKVSVGPHA, from the coding sequence ATGACGACACGAACCGCGACCGTGACCTGGGCCCAGGCGAACGCGCGCCGGATCGAACGCCAGGGCCTCGCCGCCCCGATGACCTCCTCCCCCGACCGTGCCGTGGCGGCGATGCTCGCCGCGCATGCACAGGTGTCGTCCGCCGCCGAGCTGTCCGTGGGGCTGCGGCTGGCGGGCGCCACGCGTACCGACGTGCGCAAGGCGCTGTGGAACGACCGCACCCTGGTCAGGACGTATGGGCCGCACGGAACCGTACATCTGCTGACGGCCGCCGAACTGCCCTTGTGGACCGGTGCGTTGTCCGCGATCCCGGCCGGTACCGGCCCGTTCCGCAAGGACGTCCGGCTGAGCGCGGATCAGACGGAGGAGGTTCTCGCGGCGGTCGGCGACGCGCTGACGGGGGCCGAGCTGACGATCGACGAACTCTCCGACGCGGTGGTCGCCCGCACCGGGCCATGGGCCGGGGACCGGGTGATGCCCGCGTTCCAGGACATGTGGCCGCGCTGGCGGCAGGTGATGCATCTCGCGGGCCACCGCGGTGTGCTGTGCTTCGCCCCCGACCGCGGCCGCAAGGTCACGTACACCAACCCGGGCGCCACCCCGCTCGACGGCCCGGAGGCGCTGGCCGGGCTCGTACACCGCTATCTGTACGCGTATGGGCCCGCCACACCGCAGCACTTCGCGAAATGGCTTGCCGCGCCGAACAGTTGGGCGGTTTCGGTCTTCGCGGAGCAGGCCGGGGCCGGGGCGATCGAAGAGGTGGCGTACGACGGTGACGGGCCGGCCTGGCTGGTGACGGGCGACACCGACTTCCCCGCCGGACCGGCGCGCGGGGTTCGGCTGCTCCCCTACTTCGATGCGTTCGCCATCGCGTCGCAGCCGCGCGAGCGGCTCTTCCCGGGCGCTGCGTACACCCGCGCGCTGGCGGGTGGCCAGGCGGGGAACCACCCGGTGCTGCTGATCGACGGCACGGTCGCCGGGGTCTGGCACCAGCGCCGCTCGGGCCGCCGGATCGCGGTGACCGTGGAGCCGCTGTCCCCTCTCACGGCCGGGCAGCTGCGGGAGTTGGAGGAGCAGGTGGAGCGGGTGGGGGTGGTGCTGGAGGGGAAGCCGGAACTGACGGTCGGAAAGGTGTCGGTGGGGCCGCACGCCTAG